In the genome of Brachypodium distachyon strain Bd21 chromosome 3, Brachypodium_distachyon_v3.0, whole genome shotgun sequence, the window GGCTTGTCTAATTGGCAGTGGACTGAGTATCTTACCCCAAAGATTATATTCCAGCAGATAGCGTATCAATAATATCACAGTTTACAAACGTACCCTTGTGCAAACATGCTCTCCATGATCTGCAATTATTGTTGCTAGTGCTAGCTGTTAACTTGTATCCAAATAGGCAGGTCAAAACACAGCACATGCAGGATTTGCTGAGGCAGCAAAAAGGGAGAAGAATCACATCTCAAATATGCATTTGCACGGCAGGCATAAGAAGGGAAACATAATTTTCCATTGAACTGAAATAACAGGGAAAAATAAACTGAGTGCGATTACATCATGTCTACTTATGGAACAGAGATAACAACGAGGTACTTTTTTTTCGGGTTCTCAAACACGGGAAATACCATCTAAGCAAGTTACCTAATCGCCACGACTTGTCAGTCACACGAGATAATCACAaggcaggaagaagaaaatgaaacaaatggATCGCTCGATGCCTCGACAAAGAGACCTTGCTGCAGCTGCCAGTAACCTAGGGGGAGACGGCCAGGAGTGCTGTTCCACTGAAGCAAGACGTAACAATAATATAGCATGGCAATTTCGCCCTTTGTTCTTTGTCTACCGATGATTAGATCACAAGATGGAGCAGGCCCCCCTCTGcgcctttttcttcttctttgccttTGGTGGCTGCAGCACCACCTTTATTGCCGCGTCAAATACACCCTTCACGTTCTACAAATCAAGGTGATCAGAAAAGCTCTGTAAGTAACTAAATATGGTACTTTACTGTACATTAAGCAAACAAATTGAGCAGATAGCAATACTAGTTGGGTCTTGGAGCTGCATTCGATGTAGTATGGGGCGGCTATTAGCTTTCTTAGTTCCTCTCCCTACGAAATGGCATGTAAAAGAAAGTTACAAGACAGTCATGGGAGAGAGCAAGAAAATAGTAAGATATGCTCATGTAATAGTGTAAAGCAGGGACTAAACCACCCATAATCGCACCTGAGCAGTAGTGATAGGAACAGCCCCAGGATGGTCCACAAAGAACTGCTTGTCATCTCGAAGATCTGCCACAGAAATGTAGAAATGTGAAAAATAGATCACAACTGGCAGTCTAGAGCAATATAGGTCCAAGGATATATCATACGTAAACTATGATTTTCTGCAACGTCTCAATCTCACAAGCATGGTAAAAAAAACTGGCACAACACAACACAGAAAAACTGAATTCAACAGGACTATGGAAGAGCAAGGGATAAACCAAACAGTCAACGACTCAACGAAGTATATTGCAATTTTCTATTGGAAGCACAGAGCACAGTGGCCATACCATAAAGGTTCAGATATTCTTATATTCAAGTTTTTTCTCATTTATGTTCATCTAAATGGAAACCATGCTTTCTAGTGTGCGACCATCATTGCATTGCAGTCTAAATAACATTAGAAAACCCTATGTACACACTTCTTCCATcgaaaatgaaacaaaagttGAGGTTTCTTACCAAGCTTTGTTCCCACAAGAATAATAGGCACACCTGGTGCATAATGCTTCAGTTCAGGTATCCactgaaataaataaataaataaatagaggATTCAAAGTCACCAAATGCATATCGTAAGTGGCAATTAAAACTGACTTGAGCATATGTATTGCCATAAATATGACCACACCAAATTAACAGAAGTCAAGACAAAgaacaaggaacaaaaatTTGGGAGACCATTATCATCCCTAGTGGACTGAAAACTACTGGAGAGACCCATTCAAGACTGCATTTGGGCCTGTTCTAATTAGATTTAGAACCTATTTCATAGCACGGAATAATTTCTCGCTGAAGAAAACAATCATTCATCAAACATGACAGACATGCCAGAAGAATAACAATAATAGAAGATTGCCAGCTGAATGAAGGTGTTGAACTTTTCCAGAAAACTTCTGGAACCAGTAATATGCAGAGCAAACTTATTTGCGGATAACAGATAATAAGGATAAGTCTCTTGCCTTCTTTGAAACATTCTCATAGCTGGCCTTGCTGATAAGGGAGAAGGCCAGAAGGAACACATCAGCTCCACGATAACTCAGCGGTCTCAGTCTGTTGTAATCCTCCTGACCTGatttaataaaaaagaaaggacTTTTACAACTTGGTACCAGAAAACAAACCAAGCAGAAAGAACAAATGTAACCATTGGCACAGAGAGAAGGCACAACAGCCAGTTACCTGCAGTGTCCCATAGCCCGAGGTTGACAGTGTTGCCGTCAACCACAACATTAGCACTGAAGTTGTCAAACACAGTCGGAACATAGTCCTGCCAAGAACAATATTATTAGTAAGAAAACAACGAGTGCGCCACAAATCACTCCTTGCTAGTGCACAAAACGCCCATCCGACAACATGAGAGGGGTTGAATTCCACGATTAATGCACGCTCCACTCCTAATCATGCCTGAAGACAACCAGAACCCATGTAGATAGGTGGCCCAATGGATATATTCTACTACTACTACATGGTCACCACCATGACTCGGGGCTCCAAGCTAATCTAATCTAATCAATCCCCAAGGCAAGCAGCTCATGAGTGAAATCTTGTCTTCTTTTGAAGATTTCCTACGGGGAAAAAATAATCTTGATTTGAAAATGAAGCATGCGTGAAAAGGCAGGGGCTGCCGTCGTTGTGGATTTGCGTGAAAGGAACAAAGAATGGCACCCACCACCAACCATACGGAAGGCGTGAGTGGTAAAAAGGAGGCCCGGAAAGCGATCTCGGCCTGTTTGAAACGGATCCGCAGGCCCCCTCATTGGTTCCCAAAATTCCTAATCGACGAAATCTCCAATTTTTGCCGCAATTTGAAATGAATCACCGACGAAAGGAAAAATCCCTGGGAAAATCTGAACCCCGGCAGGGGAATGGTAACCGTGCTAGGTTTTCGCTCCTGCCGGGCCCCTGATTAGGCTAATTTGGGCCTGATTTGGGAGTATCTCAGAAAAGATCCCCCTTTGGATAACAAAGCCGACAACCCTAGACGAGATGAGATCGCAATTCGCGGCCGCATTGTCCCGAATTGGGAGCCGCCGGGGGGGACAAGTCAAATCAGGCGCACAaaattcacccccccccccccccccccaaaaaaaatccagatCAAGAACAACCAGCAGCCTCTAAGTACACAAATTACCCGAGAACCAATCAATCAATCCGCACAAAAGGCGCAACCACCATTCGtacaacaagaacaacaacaaggcGACATTACGAAAAGAAGAGGTaagggaggaagaaaggaacGCACGGTGGGGAAGGTGTTGGAGGTGTAGGAGATGAGCATGCAGGTCTTGCCGACGGCGCCGTCCCCCACGGTGACGCACTTTATGAACCTGGACGCGCTCATCCTCTCTCCCCCGCTGTCttagtcctcctcctcgctaaGGCGCACCGCCCGACGACGCCCTCCTTCCCTTTGTCCccctctctctatctctctctgggtcggacgaagaagaagaagaagaagaagaaggaggaggaggaggagcgggaagATTGGGagcaagaagagagagagggaagcaGGGGGGTGTGTGCGGGGAGGAGGTTAAGATTGGGGCGTGGACAAATGGAGGGGAGCGCAGGGAAGCAGGGCGAGAGGGTTGCGGGCGTGGGCGGGTGGAAGCGGTCTCCGCGCCGAAATGCCCTCGGCCTCAAGCCTCGctggggagaggaagaagaaggaggagcgCTCCTCCAATggtgggtggggtgggggtgggtgCGGACGGTGTGCGCGCGCATCATTTCCTTCTTTATTACCGCTCGCTGTGCTTGTGCTGCCCTACCCTCCGGCCTACGCGCATCACATTAATTTCGTCCTAATTCTGGCTtatcttctttccttttttattagacttattttttttagtgaCTAGGAGTATATGAACAACAGAGCAACGCTGCCACGAGCACAAACAAGTACTCCGTCCGTACTAACGTAACCGGCGTCGATTTGTGTAATAATTTATACAAATCTAAATCACTTGTTTtaggacggagaaagtatgaGAAAAgtcttatttatttattttttgtagtTCTAATCTATGTCTCAGTTAGGATGGCACCAATCACAAAGTCAGGCTCTTTCTCAAGCCAATTCATTAATTTCGTCATATTTTATGCATGTTTTCCTTATTCCTTTAAGTAATTGTtaattattttcctttttaaagAACGAGGATTTTTGTTAGATAAACTCTAGCATCACAATCACACAGAACTCATgctagaaaaagaaattagaTCTTGGGAGAAGTCTGTCTTCTTCCACGGGCACAAGTCGTTGGTATTGTTGTTGTTCCGCTATTGGATCCAGCCAAATGTTGTTGCACGTAACGAGAAGTAACTAAGTCTACGGACCACGGAAACCAACACCTGAGAAGAAGACGTCACCACGGCAGCTTGAAACCCTTCATCCATGTCTAATGCCACTGTTCGAGAAAACAACATTCGTCTGTCACAGCCTCATGTATCTGCATAAGATCTCCAGGACACATGATGCCGAGATAGGGTTGAAAACTTGAAACACGAGAACAAAAAGCCCAAACTTAGGATGCTAACGCAACTGAGGGAAACATAACCGCACCATCTCAAAGGGACAACATGGCACATGCCTCTTCACCTTTAGTCCTTTGCTCTTACCGACTCGACGTATCCATGGCGCAAAAGAAGATGACAGAAACACCCACAAACTAGAAAAACTCTAACGAATGCCAGCTCCCACTACCCCTTCGCACCATCCGAACATAATTTGAGTATATGTTTATAAAGTTAGTACTTCccccgacccatattacttgtcacatATTCAATACAAAGTAGTACTAAATCATTGACATGTAATTCCTGTCGGAGGTAGTAAAAAAATAATGGCATGCCAATATTTTGCAAGACACATAAAATGGTATTACTCTCACATGCTCAGATGATATACTTCATCGTGTAATAGTGATTAAAGTTTTAGAGTATTGAGTGCAGGCATAATTAGtgtcttatattttggaaaggAAGAGAGTAGTAATGTAATGAAAAAGTTAACGCTGATActgatttttaatttttaagaaaaacatGTAAGATTTGCCCATTACattaatttaaaaaaacatcaacCCAAATAAGgactttttttaaaagaaaaggagagtgGTTTACGGGTCTAAGACTATAATTTTACCCTTAGACTACAACGCCACGCTTACTCGCTTGTTTGCACAGCCCTGTCACGCTTCACATGAATTTAGCAAGAATTTCATGTATACAAAACAATTAATCTCTTGTGAGCATTTGGGGAAAAATGACATGTTGCTGCCTTTCTGATGTATCTTAATTCTTAAGAAACAATGAAGCAGGGTGGTTGTATAACTGCAACCGCTCGTCCtttgttcttattttttttctttctagtaGGATCTTTTCTAATCATTTCCACTTTGtcttattaattaattaatttatttattcccACATCATACCACCAAATTTCAGTGTCACTTTCTTTTGGGCGAGTATGTAGGCACACTAGGCGTTCTTgccagaaaaaggaaaagtaCGATTTGTTGGTTGTGATGGAAGACAAGACAGCAAGATTCAGAACTGCACAGAGCATCCAGATATTGTGAAGCTTGGAAAACTCTCTTTTTACTCACTTCCTCGAAACAATTCAAGTTTTTTGTCTAAATAACTAAAAGGAAAATATAAGGGCTTCAGTAGTTTCATATATAATCACTTCAATTCTTGCAGAAACTGGGCAATTTTCGACAAATCAAAGAGGCCATCATGCTTGCATTTGCTTTTCCACCGATTAGCATTGCCAACATTTAAATGCAAGCAACATCATGCCTACATATGTGATCTAAAAAACTGCATTGGTTACTTGTCTGGACAGAAATGGTTCATGAGCTAACTTCCATCCAGCTGTGAGTGGGAGCAGTTAGGAACAACCAACACACCatcatat includes:
- the LOC100828208 gene encoding rac-like GTP-binding protein 6 — protein: MSASRFIKCVTVGDGAVGKTCMLISYTSNTFPTDYVPTVFDNFSANVVVDGNTVNLGLWDTAGQEDYNRLRPLSYRGADVFLLAFSLISKASYENVSKKWIPELKHYAPGVPIILVGTKLDLRDDKQFFVDHPGAVPITTAQGEELRKLIAAPYYIECSSKTQLNVKGVFDAAIKVVLQPPKAKKKKKAQRGACSIL